A genome region from Megalobrama amblycephala isolate DHTTF-2021 linkage group LG18, ASM1881202v1, whole genome shotgun sequence includes the following:
- the tmsb gene encoding thymosin beta has protein sequence MADKPNMTEITSFDKTKLRKTETQEKNPLPTKETIEQERQGESTP, from the exons ATGGCTGACAAACCCAACATGACAGAAATCACATCTTTTGATAAAACTAAACTCAGGAAGACAGAGACCCAAGAAAAGAATCCATTGCCAACCAAAGAAA CTATTGAACAGGAGAGACAAGGAGAGTCCACACCATGA
- the eif4ebp3 gene encoding eukaryotic translation initiation factor 4E-binding protein 3, which produces MSTSCEASSTCPIPSRAIHEKSWSPLPDSYSQTPGGTVFSTTPGGTRIIYDRKFLLECRNSPIARTPPCCLPHIPGVTRPSLQPAEQEDDSKDLSVDDSQFVMDI; this is translated from the exons ATGTCAACCAGCTGCGAAGCTTCGTCTACCTGCCCGATTCCAAGCCGCGCCATCCACGAGAAAAGCTGGTCTCCACTCCCGGACAGCTACAGCCAGACTCCAGGAGGAACCGTGTTCTCAACAACTCCCGGTG GAACTCGCATAATCTATGATCGAAAGTTTCTCTTGGAATGTCGAAACTCACCAATCGCACGCACCCCACCCTGTTGCCTCCCCCACATTCCAGGGGTCACCAGACCCTCACTGCAACCAGCAGAGCAGGAGGATGACAGCAAAGATCTGTCTG TTGATGACAGCCAGTTTGTGATGGATATTTGA